GGTGGTATTGTCTGAGAGGTGGGGTTGCGGGAAGGAGCTAAGACTTCCAGTGTTTAGGATTTACTGGGGACTGAGCACTGAATGGTACTGAGCCCAATTCCTGAGTGGTACTGAGTTCTGAGCACCTGTCTTGAGGCTGCCAAGCTCCATGTGCACAGCATAGCCAAGCCTCACCATTAGCCCCGCCCCGTCCCCGCCCCCGCTCCTGCCCCACCCCGctcctgccccgcccccactGCCCTGACTCGGAAGGGAAATCAGTCCAAGAACTTGGCCAGCTGAGAAACATTCCCCTGAGTAGAGAATGAAAATGGGCTTATTGGGTCTGCTTCCGTCCTGACAGGGCTGGGCAGGGGAGAGCCACCGCCTCACCACCAGATGCCACAGCTGGAGCCAGGGGGCAGCCTTggaagatgcagaggcaggaatcTAAGTTGAGGAGAGACTTAAGGCAGTAGCCTACGGACCCGGAGGTGGGCGGGGTTTCTCATAGACCACAGGGCATAGTAGACAGAGGAGGCCAAGGCTCCTAGCTCAGGCAGGCAGAAGCCCCAGGACCCCCTGGAGTGGAGGTAGCCATCCTGCTTGGTCAGCCTCTTCTCCACACTCTGGCTGGCCCACATCCACTCAAGCAGATGCCCATGGCAGGGGATAGACTGAGGTGGGTGTCACTTGAGCAGTTGATAAATCAGTCCCTTTAAACAGCCCTAGTCCCTGACGGGTGCTGTCAGGAGCTCAGCAATCCAGCTGCAGTGGCAAACCCAGAGCCAGCCCACTCTAGGGGACTAGGACcccaagctgggggaggggacgtGAGGGGGGCAGATATACCCCAGGTGATAGGGGCCAGAGGAGAGGCTGGGCTTAATGAAGGCTTGGAGAGTTGGAAGAGTATCAAAtgaggggaagggggtggggatgTGGAAAACGCTGCCTGGCAGAGGGCATGgcctgtgcaaaggccctgggctAGGAGTGGCCAGATGTGTGCTTCAGTGCTCAACCAATATGTGAAGAGTCATCAGGGCAGGTTGAGAGCATTTCAAGTGCTAAATCCTGACGGCTCTTGCCACCTCTGCAGCTTCTGTGGGGGAAATGCTGTGTGAGGGAACAGAGGGGTGATGGGAGAGGCCAGGATtgtggctcagtgagtagagtGTTTCCCTAGCATATATGAAACCCCCCACCCCGCCCGGTTCCATTCCCATCACCACACAAACCAAGACAACTGGGGAGTTCTGCAGAGGGCCTGGAGGCGTAGCACCCCCTCAGAGGGCGGTTAGCATGGGGTTCTGAGGCACATGGGGTGTGACTTGGTATAGTGTGTCCCGAGGCAACGGCAGGCCTCTACCTTCTGCCCTTGGGAGTGAGGCCAGCACAAATGGACTAGGAGTGCCCTGGGGCAGTTGTGGCATGTGCAAAGCCAGCAGGGAGCCATGGCACATACAGGGCAAAGTGGGGTGAGGTAGGGGCCCTAGTTATGGGAGCCCCAATATCCAGCTTAGAAAGCTCTTGCAGAGTGCCTGTTAGGGAAGGACCCAGGGAGTCTAGCCTAGACCACAGTCAGGTTCAGGGCAGTGGAcactggggtgggagggagacaaGGCAGGTGATGGGGGGGTGAACCCCGATGCCTGCAGTGTCTGTCAACCTTTGGTGGATGCTGGCACACGGGGCTGGTGCTGTTAGAAGTGTGGCTCAGTCTCCacttctccttctccagcaactACACAGCGCTGCTGGGAGTGTGGATCTACGGCTTCTTCGTGCTCACCCTGCTGGTCCTGGATTTGCTCTATTATTCCGCCATGAACTACGACATTTGCAAGGTTTACCTGACCCGGTGGGGCATCCACGGACGTTGGATGAAACAGGACCCCAGGCGGTGGGGGAACCCTGCTCGAGCCCCTCGACCCGGGCAGCCAGCCCCGCAGCCGCAGCAGCCTCCCCCTGGTGCCCTGCCGCAAGCCCCCCAGGCTGTGCACACGCTGCGGGGAGACACACACAGCCCACCCCTGATGGCCTTCCAAAGCTCATCTGCCTGGTGAGTGTTTGCATTAACAGCTTGGGTGGACTTGGCGCTCTCCCTGCCGCTGCGTCTGGATCATGGGTGACCAGGCTATTTGCTGTCCTTACTGTTTGCCCAGGAGGACTTGAGGCCACTCGTGGTGGCACACGAGTCTAGAGGAGAAGCCAAAGACAGGTCTTCACTTGAGTTTCCTAGTTGCCGAGGTGAAAGGCGAAGTTGGATGGCTTTTCAAGTTTTTGTGGTTGggtcaaaagaaagagaagctcGTCCAGGGGTTGGGGGAAGAGTTTTCAGCACGAGACCAGGATATAAACCcagtctggttttttgtttgtttgtttgttttgttttgttttttcgagacagggtttctctgtgtagctttgcgcctttcctggaactcacttggtagcccaggctggcctcgaactcacagagatctgcctggctctgcctcccaagtgctgggattgaaggcgtgtgccaccactgcccagctaaacctagtctttagttccttttctgtaCACACCTGGAGGTGACTCAGGCAGGCTGTCCTGTGGTGACTCGGAAGAGGGAAGGATGCTGGCGAGGGAGGTGACATATCAAGGGCTTGGCTTTGGGGGTGGCCA
This window of the Peromyscus eremicus unplaced genomic scaffold, PerEre_H2_v1 PerEre#2#unplaced_3832, whole genome shotgun sequence genome carries:
- the Shisal1 gene encoding protein shisa-like-1, which gives rise to NYTALLGVWIYGFFVLTLLVLDLLYYSAMNYDICKVYLTRWGIHGRWMKQDPRRWGNPARAPRPGQPAPQPQQPPPGALPQAPQAVHTLRGDTHSPPLMAFQSSSAW